The following nucleotide sequence is from Bernardetia sp..
TCTTTTCCATTTCTTGCCGAAACATATATTTCGTCTTCTGTCAATTCTTGGCGTTCATCTACATACAATGCTACAACAGTTAGCTCATCTTTAAGAATAGAAAGAACATCTGACTCACTCCAAACAGAGGCTTCCATTTCTCTACAATTTGGACAGCCGTGTCCAGTAAAGTCAATAAAAAGTGGTTGGTTAGCTTGCTTAGCTGCTTCGATAGCTTCAAAATATTCAAAATGTCCTTCAATGCCGTGAGGAATATGCAGAATATCTGAATACTTCGCCTTTCCATTTGTAGCTGATTCTTCCTCTCCTCTGATGAGAGCGACTAAATCAAACTCATTTGTGCTTTGTGGAGGTAAATATCCAGAAAGTGGACTAAGTGGCGCACCGAAAAGACCAGGCATAAGATACAAGAAAAATGCAAAAGCAGTAATTGCCATCAGAAGTCTTCCCACTCCTAATTTTTCCATTATGCTATCGTGAGGTAGGCGAATTTTTCCTAACAAATACAACCCTAAAAAGAAAGCTATCGACATCCAAATTACGATATAAACAGGACGGTCTAAAATTCCCCAATGATACACTTGGTCTGCCACACTCAAAAACTTGAAAGCAAGAGCAAGTTCTATAAAACCCAAAACTACTTTCACAGTATTGAGCCAGCCTCCAGACTTTGGAAGGTTAGAAAGAAGTGATGGGAAAATCGCAAAAATGGTAAAAGGCAGTGCAAATGCCATAGAGAAAGCAAACATTCCCAAAACTGGCTTGATAACTTCGCCTTGTGCAGACATTACCAAAATACTTCCTGCAATAGGACCTGTACAAGAAAAAGAAACCACAACAAGTGTTAGAGCCATAAAGAATATTCCCACATAACCACCTTTATCAGCTTGCTTATCGATGCTATTTACCATTTTGGAAGGCAACACAATATCAAATGCTCCGAAGAATGAAATAGCAAAAACTAAAAAGACTATAAAAAATAATGTATTTGGAAACCAATGAGTAGCTAAAAAATTAGCAGCATCATCTCCTAAAAGTTTAGAAACAATAAAACCGATTAGTGTATAAAGTCCAACAATAGAAGCACCATAAAACATCGCACGGGCAATTCCTTCAAAACGGTTTTTACTACGAGATGTAAAAAATGAAACTGTCATCGGAATCATAGGAAAAACGCAAGGCGTAAGAAGTGCTGTAAGTCCACTCAAAAACGCCAAAATCATAAATCCCCACAGACTTTCTTCTTCTCCACTCAAATCCGTTGTTACTTCTGGCAAGTCTTTAAAAGGGTCTCCTGCTGGAATGTAGTTTTTTGTATTATCAAAAGTAGCTGTTTTTGCTTTGGTAGCTTTTGTCTCTATGGGTGTTTGATTTTCTTCTACTTCTGTTGTTTCTTGATTTTCAATAGTAGGATTATCATCCACATTATCTTTATTAACAGTTGTTGGAGCTTGATTATCAGCTTTTTCTACTTTTTGTGTTTTGTCGTCTGTATTATTTGTTTCATCTACTTTTTCCTCTACAGTTTGTTGGGCTTTTATATTGAATGTAAATTCAGGTTCTTGCATAATACACTTTCCCGAAACTTCTGAACATTCTTGATAGGTTAGTGTAGCTTTAATAGTAACTGTCGGCTTTAAAATTTTTACAGTCTGATAAAACTTTCCTTTTTTTACGAAATAGGTATATTCTCCTTCCCAAAGGTCGTCATATTTTTTCTTGGGATTTACTGCTTTCAAATCTCCCACTACCTCAAAAGCATCACTTTTTTCAAAGACTACTTCTGTTACAATAGGTCCTAAAGTTTTATCAAAATCAGATGAATAGATATACCAATCTTTTTCAATATCTACTTCAAAACAGAGTTTGATAGTTTCGCCTACTTTTACCTTAGAAAGGTCAGTAGGTTCTGTATAGGTTTTCCATTTAGAATGCTGTTCTATTTGGGCTGAAACATCAGAGGAAGAAAAAAGTAAAGTAATTATTGTCAGAAAAAAGACAAATGGCGAAAAAGGAAAATATTTTTTCATAATTTATATAAAAACAAATGAATACATTATCATACGTTGATTTGAACACGCAATTTACAAACCCTAACGGAAAGAGGTTGTTTTAAAGTTATGAATTTAATTTTATTTATTTTTTTGAGACGTATTTTATTGAATCTTAACGGACAAGATTTTTTAGAATACTGGATATCTTTAGATGTTTTCTGTTCTGTGAGTCACAGAACAGGAAAAAGAATGATTTTGACTTACAGATAAATTATTAAAACTATCATAATCTGCTAATTATCCATTTTCAAATGCTAGTTCAGCGTAGCTAAATTTTACATTTACCTACCTTCTTCTACGCTGATTATTTTTTTGGGGGAAAATAAGAATAAGTTTTTCAGGTATAATTTTTACATTTTCCATAAATGGAGGAGGAGAGAAAACAGGAAGTAGTGTCGAATCACTTTTATCTATCGTTTTATAATCTGCCAAAATAGTGAGTGTATCAGGAATAGGTTGCATTTCGTTAGCTCTTCTGACATCATATTCCACAACAGCCAACTGACGAGCTAAATATACAGAAGAGTCTTCTGGAAAATTGATAGCTCTAATAGGAACAGTAATGGTTTTTGGGAAAAATAAATCTACCTCAAACTTTACCTGTACACCTTCTGGATAAAAACTTACTTTTCTTGGAGGCTCATAAGCAATATCAAGCATTTCATCGTAGCTCTCATCTAATGTATTTTCGTTTAAGAAAATTTCAAAACTATCAGGTTCTGCACTTACAAAAGAAGATGCTCCACTTATGGTAAGAGAATCTGGGTCTAAGAAAATAGGAGAGGCTATGCGATATCCTTTTTCCAAAGGAATTTTGCTGCTGTCTATAAAAAGAGCAATTTGTTTTGTGCTAGTGCTGTCATAGTTTAGATAAATAGAATCTTCTGCAATAAAATCTACATTCACATCACTAAGCTGTTGTACAATGTTGGGCATTAGAGATTTTGCTGTGAAAAATTTGACTTGTGTAGGGTCTTCTACTTCTATTTTGAGTGGAGTAATGCCAAAACCCAATGTTTTTTGCAGCAGTCGCCAACCACTTCCACTGACCTGTACAGAAATATATTTGGGAGGGTCTTCTAAAGCAACTACATCTTGGCGTTCATAATCTATTACTAAAGGGAAATTGACAGTTGTATGATAATTGTCTTTATTGAGAGCTTGAAAACTCCAAATGAAGCAAGAAATAATAATACACAAAAAAAGACGACCCCAATTCCAAGTACGAATAAGTGGAAGAGAACTATAAATAGCTTTGATGATGCCCTTTAAAGTGCGACGAATTCCCAAGAGGTAATAGTTTTATTGAAAAAATGGAAGTAGGAACAAATAAAAAAAAATTGTTGTTGCAAACAAAAACATAGGAAAACTAGCAAATCAAAAGTATAAAACAAAATTTGTTAGTTACAAAATACGAAGAAGATGAAACAAGAATCTAAGCTACCCACTTATTACAAATATCCTCGTACTTTTCATTTGCCTTACTCTCCCAAACGTGGTTCTGACGATAAAGTTCTTTACTCTGACTCTGATTTTGAAGGAAAAAAAGTAGTGGTGATGGAAAAAATGGATGGTGAAAATGCCACACTCTACACAAATCATTTACATGCTCGTTCATTGGATAGCACTAAAGACGAGTCACATCGCTGGTTGGAACGTTTTCGAAACTATATTTCTTCACAGTTAGAATCATTAGAAAATTGGAGGCTTTGTGGAGAGAATTTATTTTACAAACACACCATTTTTTATCAAGACTTGCAAAGTATTTTCTTGGGGTATTCATTATGGGTAGAAAAGGAAGGTCGTAATATTTCACTTTCTTGGACAGACACAAAAACGACATTTGAAAGTATTGGTATATCTTATCCCACCATAATTTATGAAGGAGTATATGATAAGAAAGAAATTTTAAAGAACTTTGAAGCCTACAAAAATCAGAAAAATAGACAAGTTGAGGGATTTGTCATTCGTTTAGAAGAGGCTTTTTTATATGAGGACTTTTCTAAATCTGTTGCAAAGTATGTTTGTGATGATTTTGAAATTACAAGTAGTAAGCATTGGCGTTACGAAGCTAAAACTCTTAATCAGTTAGAAAACAATCAGAACAGTTGGACAAAAATAATGTAGTTTATTTGTAGTTCACTCTTCAGAGTGAGAAAAATATAATCAAATATGCAAATAGAAAATAGCAAAGAATCCTTTAAAATCGTTGATTACAGAGATGATTTGAGCCATTATATAAAAACGCTCAA
It contains:
- a CDS encoding RNA ligase family protein; this translates as MKQESKLPTYYKYPRTFHLPYSPKRGSDDKVLYSDSDFEGKKVVVMEKMDGENATLYTNHLHARSLDSTKDESHRWLERFRNYISSQLESLENWRLCGENLFYKHTIFYQDLQSIFLGYSLWVEKEGRNISLSWTDTKTTFESIGISYPTIIYEGVYDKKEILKNFEAYKNQKNRQVEGFVIRLEEAFLYEDFSKSVAKYVCDDFEITSSKHWRYEAKTLNQLENNQNSWTKIM
- a CDS encoding protein-disulfide reductase DsbD family protein, which codes for MKKYFPFSPFVFFLTIITLLFSSSDVSAQIEQHSKWKTYTEPTDLSKVKVGETIKLCFEVDIEKDWYIYSSDFDKTLGPIVTEVVFEKSDAFEVVGDLKAVNPKKKYDDLWEGEYTYFVKKGKFYQTVKILKPTVTIKATLTYQECSEVSGKCIMQEPEFTFNIKAQQTVEEKVDETNNTDDKTQKVEKADNQAPTTVNKDNVDDNPTIENQETTEVEENQTPIETKATKAKTATFDNTKNYIPAGDPFKDLPEVTTDLSGEEESLWGFMILAFLSGLTALLTPCVFPMIPMTVSFFTSRSKNRFEGIARAMFYGASIVGLYTLIGFIVSKLLGDDAANFLATHWFPNTLFFIVFLVFAISFFGAFDIVLPSKMVNSIDKQADKGGYVGIFFMALTLVVVSFSCTGPIAGSILVMSAQGEVIKPVLGMFAFSMAFALPFTIFAIFPSLLSNLPKSGGWLNTVKVVLGFIELALAFKFLSVADQVYHWGILDRPVYIVIWMSIAFFLGLYLLGKIRLPHDSIMEKLGVGRLLMAITAFAFFLYLMPGLFGAPLSPLSGYLPPQSTNEFDLVALIRGEEESATNGKAKYSDILHIPHGIEGHFEYFEAIEAAKQANQPLFIDFTGHGCPNCREMEASVWSESDVLSILKDELTVVALYVDERQELTEDEIYVSARNGKEITTVGKRNADLQIRRFGQNAQPNYFLINPYTHQPLVKPVGRVDKEKFKEFLQQGIREFQKQRLNSGL